A region from the uncultured Holophaga sp. genome encodes:
- a CDS encoding 3-hydroxyacyl-CoA dehydrogenase NAD-binding domain-containing protein: MRSFKNIAVIGAGLMGCGLAQAFAYCKDMKVMLQSRATPADEVYKRIDSNLKPLLDKGVFTQAEAEEIKSRIHPINNMAEAVKDADFVIECVAEDMEIKQNLFRDLEALTSRECVYATNTSVMSPTEIAQKMVHKDRLVGAHFWNPPYLIPLVEVVKAAETSEDVMDYSMEIFRKIEKRPIRVNKDVPGFVANRLQHALWREAISIVERGIADAATVDEAIKSSFGMRLPQLSPMENSDMVGLDLTLQIHSYILKYIENSTEPSPLLKEKVEKGELGFKAAGNGWQQWTPETMAASKKNLSEYLIKVIYGK; the protein is encoded by the coding sequence CATGAAGGTCATGCTGCAGAGCCGCGCCACCCCGGCCGATGAGGTCTACAAGCGCATCGACTCCAACCTCAAGCCCCTGCTCGACAAGGGTGTCTTCACCCAGGCCGAGGCCGAGGAGATCAAGAGCCGCATCCACCCCATCAACAACATGGCCGAGGCCGTGAAGGATGCCGACTTCGTGATCGAGTGCGTGGCCGAGGACATGGAGATCAAGCAGAACCTGTTCCGCGATCTCGAGGCCCTTACCAGCCGTGAGTGCGTCTACGCCACCAACACCTCCGTGATGAGTCCCACCGAGATCGCCCAGAAGATGGTCCACAAGGACCGTCTGGTCGGTGCCCACTTCTGGAATCCCCCCTACCTGATCCCCCTCGTCGAGGTGGTGAAGGCCGCTGAGACCTCCGAAGACGTCATGGACTACTCCATGGAGATCTTCCGGAAGATCGAGAAGCGCCCCATCCGTGTGAACAAGGACGTCCCCGGCTTCGTGGCCAACCGTCTGCAGCACGCCCTGTGGCGCGAGGCCATCTCCATCGTGGAGCGCGGCATCGCCGACGCCGCCACCGTGGACGAGGCCATCAAGAGCAGCTTTGGCATGCGCCTGCCCCAGCTCTCCCCCATGGAGAACTCGGACATGGTCGGCCTGGACCTGACCCTCCAGATCCACAGCTACATCCTGAAGTACATCGAGAACTCCACCGAGCCCTCCCCCCTCCTCAAGGAGAAGGTCGAGAAGGGCGAGTTGGGCTTCAAGGCCGCCGGCAACGGCTGGCAGCAGTGGACTCCTGAGACCATGGCCGCCTCGAAGAAGAACCTTTCCGAATACCTGATCAAAGTGATCTACGGCAAGTAA
- a CDS encoding cyclase family protein, with the protein MGKKVFVDLSHPFFGDMPLWPYFAKPEIAPMHSMAKAGVLTQMIKCTMHTGTHADAPRHVMEKMFDGRRALYSHELAVDAYAGDAVCLDLRVPDWELIMPKHLEEAVERAGMKTSELKGMVLCLNTGMHRRFDDSKDYYHYSLGCGFDAGMWFVKQGVKCVALDQQALDHPLHTSIGNNGTRMKLEGYSGRSVIEEFIEKFGEEYYAEFDKDTYIKIHGKAAYDAKFGILENIGCYGTWEPCHKLMLGHGITGVENLGGDLDKVKNKRFRFLAFPIRWHLGDGSMVRCVAEIDEDDIVPNVEPRIYKYGAM; encoded by the coding sequence ATGGGGAAGAAAGTTTTTGTTGACCTCAGCCACCCCTTCTTCGGCGATATGCCTCTCTGGCCCTACTTCGCCAAGCCCGAGATTGCCCCCATGCACAGCATGGCCAAGGCCGGCGTGCTCACCCAGATGATCAAGTGCACCATGCACACCGGCACCCACGCCGATGCCCCCCGCCACGTCATGGAGAAGATGTTCGACGGCCGTCGCGCCCTCTACTCCCATGAGCTGGCTGTGGATGCCTACGCCGGCGACGCCGTCTGCCTCGACCTCCGCGTTCCCGACTGGGAGCTCATCATGCCCAAGCACCTCGAGGAGGCCGTCGAGCGCGCCGGCATGAAGACCTCTGAGCTGAAGGGCATGGTGCTCTGCCTCAACACCGGCATGCACCGTCGCTTCGATGACAGCAAGGACTACTACCACTACTCCCTCGGCTGCGGCTTCGACGCCGGCATGTGGTTCGTCAAGCAGGGTGTCAAGTGCGTGGCCCTGGACCAGCAGGCCCTGGATCACCCCCTCCACACCTCCATCGGCAACAACGGCACCCGCATGAAGCTCGAAGGCTACTCCGGCCGCAGCGTCATCGAGGAGTTCATCGAGAAGTTCGGTGAGGAGTACTACGCCGAATTCGACAAGGACACCTACATCAAGATCCACGGCAAGGCCGCCTACGATGCCAAGTTCGGCATCCTGGAGAACATCGGCTGCTACGGCACCTGGGAGCCCTGCCACAAGCTTATGCTTGGCCACGGCATCACCGGCGTCGAAAACCTCGGCGGCGACCTGGACAAGGTCAAGAACAAGCGCTTCCGCTTCCTGGCCTTCCCCATCCGCTGGCACCTGGGTGACGGCTCCATGGTTCGCTGCGTCGCCGAGATCGACGAGGACGACATCGTCCCCAACGTCGAGCCCCGGATCTACAAGTACGGCGCCATGTAA